The nucleotide sequence ATGTTGGTGTTTAAATACCTACTTCCATATTTGCCATCTTCACTTGTTATGACACAGTTCAAGATGTTAATCGTGACTCTTATGAGACTAAAACTTAACTTGTCAGTGATGTTTCTGGCAGACGAATTTAGTGTTTCTCATGCCATCTCAGTGTCACGTGTGTTTACAAATGTGATGGCCTCAGCGAGAAGTTTTACAAAAGACAATGCCAATGCAATTTCGGAAAAAACTTTGGAAAGAAAGTTATTTTGATTATAgacttttttgatatttttattgataaaccTTCTAATTTTCAGTCTTCGGCAGAAACCTATAGCTGATATAAACACCATCATACTGTTATATTCTTTATTGGAATATCAGCTTAAGGAACTGTGTCTTTTATTTCTAAAGGCTTGGGTGGTAGAACCAGCGACAAGTATATAACTGAACACTGTGGTTATTTGAACAAGCTATCACCAGTCGATTTGATCTTAGCTGACCGAAGTTTGGATATGAATTCGTGTAGAACGGGTTATTGGAAATGTCAGTCAAAAGTACTCATTTCTAAATAGAACGGTGCCTATAAGATATCTTATGTATAAGGATGAAAATTATTTCACTGTACTTGACGAAACTGCCCATGTGTGTTGTGCTCTAGTTAAACTAAATGCATCAGTTGTAGGATTTGATTGAAAGTGAACTagatattgttgtttgttttgcacATCAAGTATTGTTTTTACAGGCACCACTGTTACACGttcataacaaatataaatatgaaatgtattGCTCTCAGTTGTTACACCCTGCTGGTATCTTTGACCATGTGTTCACTGTTCAACATGAAAACTTGGTGTATTTAACAGCTCAAAGgtatttacatgaaacttggttTACTGTCAAATCATTTCAAGCAGGCTTTACACATTTTGATGAGCCCTAAAAGACAACTTAGATATGTGGACATTGAAACTAAAAAATGGTGATCATATGCTCAACAATGTGACATATGTATGAGTTACTCTACTTTTACACTTtgcaaacaaaatgcatattaagTTTATTCCGATTTGAGATTGATCAGTTAGATGACAAATATTAATCGCTCTCGAATATGTTCCGTGTAGATCCAGTACTAAGCATCCTTATTATAGGCCATAATAGTTTGCTAAAACTTGGGATCGAACACGGGACTGGTCATCTGGAATGCAGACACTCTGCAACCTTTTATGAAATTGCATTACATTTCAGTGTCTAAACTTTGAGCACCAAAAGCCACACTCATCTGCATTTCACAAGCTGTGACCACAGAAAGCGTAAAAAAAGAAAGGAgacttttgaaatcatttatctTTCAATGAACAATAATTATACTGATTAGGTATGAAATGCAGCAATAACAAGTAAATTGTACATATTAAGAATTGACTATtattgtacatataaaaatgcaGTAATAAAGCATGTTCATGACTGTGTTAATTTATGgaaaaaacattaacatgtgaaagatatacattcatttataaattaGACAGTCAGCACAATAACTCAGTTGATGGCGAGCAAGACGCCTTCGCTTGAACCGTGGTAGCTTCCTACATACATGGCAAAACCATTTCCCAGCTGGAGCACTTTCAATGTTAACACAACCATAATGAAACCTCTCAATTTCACAATCCTTATTGTCACAACCTATCATTTTACCAAACTCAACCTGGttacaaacacaatacagtttGTCATCACTTTCGTCATTGCTTTGGATATTTTCTGATGATTTCAGTGGCGGAGTACATGAAGACTGGTTTTGTCAACAGCAAGAGCTGTGTGCACTTTAGCTACAAGCTCAGGCAGTATTGCAATTTCAATCAAATTGTccctttatttacaaatattttcaaagaagttTTTGTCAAATGGTATTGTCTCAAGTGAGTAAGTCACATCCAATTTACAAACTCTCATTTGTGTGTGAACCTGGTAGTAGTAGCTGTGTTCCCGGTTTAGTGTAAACTAGCCTTCTTTGATTTCAAGGCATGTACAATTGCTCTCGCAGAGCCACAACAACCACACGTGAGAATTCCATCAGATGACGCCCCGAGAAATGGCCTGTCTGTGCTGATGAATAACCCACAGTCTGAAATGCACATTCCCTCGTGCTCATGGTTCACATGCTGAACGAACTGGTCACGTGCTCTGCTTTCATTACTTAGACCCCACCTTTTCgcattgttttcaaatctgCTACTTTCAGGGTAGCAAATACTCTTTACCAGACTTTTAGATGACTTAAGCGGGTTGGTCATACATGCAGCCTTCATTTTTGAAGTAGTTATCCGACCGGCTTTAAATTTAAACCATTTGCAGCTTGTTCAAcagaacatttcaaaacaacaattgtAGTGACCTAACCAATGAGGTCTGGATCACGCAGTTTTGTCAATTGTTCTGGTAAGTCGAGTTTGTCTGCCCTTGAGATGAACTCATCAGCAAAAGGATCAATGACAGAGAGTAGGCCAGGTTTCTTCTGCAACTGTTGGGCTTTCTCATAAAATGATATGAAGTCTGAATATGAGGCTTTTAGAAAACACGCGTGTTTGGTGTTTTCCTGGCATTTCACATGTTAAAGTCATCTTCCGGGATGCGGATTTCTTTGATATGAAATCTCACTGATTACCTTATAGTTGATCGCCTTTGTAGCTGTTGGCTGTATCCACTAGCATTTGCTTTCTGTCATAGACTTAGAGTACCTTACTTCCACAACAGCCATgacataaaacaagagggctGCAACGTGAGTACACGCCTCGCCAAGACCAGCCATGCAGTTACAATGGGCAGCAACAAAAACCCCATCTGGCTTTGCGATGACCCATGGTTGTAGCGGCTTTTCTCGCAGCCTCTGTGAATGCAGGACCTGAAGAAATAAGAAACTGAAACCTGATAGGTTTCCATGTTGGGATGATTAACAATCAAAGCAGACCAATGACACTAGTTTTATCGATAAAAACATAGCATGTccaatccccgccaaatgccctcgCACCCGAGGGACCTTAGGTAAGACCCAATCTCCGCTGTATTTGGaacaaagacaaaaccaccccATTCAACCCATtaacccggcactgcggggccaccgacgcacacacacacacacacatatatatatatagatattcaAGCTATAACTATTGTGTATTTAGAAAAACTAACTTGGGATTTAACCTGTTTCAATGTATCGACCTCATATTTGCCTTAACGATATTAACACAACACTGAAATTTGTATAATTTAGTTTCCCTTTTGTTAGTTTATTGTGTCTAAAATTGATATTATATGGAAACAGTCATATATGAATTAACTTTTTGTTTAACAATCAATGTGTTTTAGGGAACAATATGTCAAGCATCATCAAAGCAAGGTTTTTAATCCAAAGGTACGATATCGTGTCATTATGTGATTTCATGCAGTTTATTGTTATAGAACTACAGTGAATAATTGATTGTCAAcagatattaaaaacaaatcatgaaGAGTCTGTACATATACTGTTTCTTTTCAACTCCTTACATGGGTCCATTATCAATTTTGTCTGACTCTACTTATCTTAAAATCGTTTAGATACATACTCATCTACAACGATTACGTAAGTAGTTTACATCCATTTTCTTCGTTACTCCATGCGTGTACCAACAAACAGACTCAATTTAGCCCTGACGTGTAGAATTATTAATGAGACTTTATAACTAAATAGTTCATAGATTtgctaaaatgttttaatccaTCCCAAATAGTTCACATTGGAAACCTGGTCAAACCAGCGATGTGTTCACTCTCCTCCTCTTCAAGTTTTTTTGAGCTTATCTGACAAATAACTAAACACACCCTGATAGACAATCACACATTTAAAATAGAATGATTTGCTTCCATTGTTACTGAAAGATTGTTTACTTGTTTCGTGATACGTTTATTGACAAGTGACAAACGAGATAAAGGTTATGTGTGTTAAAATCATTCTCTTATCTTCTCCCCCTGCTTATTTCCACTTGAGGTCACGAAGATGATAAAGGAACACTGATCTATATACaaggtaaaatatttgttgtaacaAATTGTGATGTgaactaaacaataaaaaaactactTCTAAAggatttaaatttatttgcaactaTTTACCAACCATTCAACTTTCTTGTTTCGTTCATCTTGAGTCGACGGTGTCAAATTTTATAACAGATGGTACCATGTCTGTCATTGAATCGATGgtgtaatattttgtatatattgtattatattatcattatataatgCACTAGACTCGTTCGTGACAAAATCGTAACACAGGGTGTCAGTTTCTTGACCAGATGATGTCAAGTATTTAACAAGCAGATGTCATGTACTTGAATAGAAGGTGGCAAGTATTTTACTAGAAGGAGTTATATCCTTAACTAGATGGTAACAAGTTCGCTTCTGGAGCTTGTCATGTCATAGACTTGATGGTTTCAAGTATGGTACCAGCAAATTTCATGTCTAAGTTCCTTACTAAAGGGTGTCATGTCCTTAACTCGATTGcatcaaatatttttcttaagcgtccattcaattatttaagtaaatatgtAAAGGTGGCAATCGCATTTAATTGAATGCTCTATTGCTGtgaagaaaataagaaaaacagttttaaccGATAGGCTAGGATGACAAAGCTTTTTTAAATGCGATCTCCATGTTTAAATGGTCGGTTGTACTGACGATGTGAGTTTGTTTGAAATTCAATAGTTGCAAATAATTTGACTTTGTTTCAGACACCACTGAATGACAACAAGTATGAGGCATTTGGTTTGGTCGAGCTTTCTGATGTCATGTTTGGTTAATGAATGTAAGTCTTCATTCATTAAGCATTCATCTCCTATTGTCTGATGGTTCAACAATTTGAAACCGAAGGAAATTACTCACAATAAGTCGTTtggatatcaaaataatgaGAGTAGATATCAAAAACGGTTTAATACATTTACTGTTACAATTAATGTTATGAGAACTGTAACTGTTAATAGATGAAcacgtttttttaaatgaataccATTCACCAAAAATGCATAGGCAAAAACAGAAAGGGAATACTCATTCAACAAGTCAACTGTCgcaaaacatttcaaaggtAATGTCAGACTTCCGAGATGACTTTTAGCAGACATACGTCGTATACGACCTTGCAGTCATAATAATCTacataacaatttaaatcagataaaaaacTAAGAATTATTTGTTAAGAACAACGAGAGCTATTTGTAAAAGGACAAACATTTTTAGAGtatgtttaaatgttctttAAAGAGTAAACAAGTATAAATTATGTGCCAtaggaataaaataaatgccaaAACCTTGAACTAGAATGCTATTATACGTTAATTTAATCCCACAAATACGACTTCTGATAAAAAATTATTGTATATGCTTTGACACGAAATTGTATGTGAGTAATGTACGACGTACGACATTGAATGTACGCCGCGATAAATGACGTGAATTTCATAACTGTACATGTAGCTACATATACATGTTGCAGTTTAGTTAAAAAGTCGGTTGATTCATTTAACGATAAACCAGTACTTGTACGCTTGataataattgcataaataagtTTCCTGGTgctatatttaaagtgacacttttattcaaaatctatgaatacacatgtataacaaacttttgagtgataaacctttgacAATTTACTttataatgcattcatggaaaatactaattactgataacaagattgaagccgtgtatttaaaagcataaaacacaaaaaaaaatttaaatgattggtgaatgctaaaagatttagtgTGATCTATTATAGTTTCATAAGATAGAAAttccgtgttttctgcacatttctttgaaataaaactcGTTATtcttcaaaagaaccattgttttcgacatttattcatcttttctGGTATATTAAGACAATCGAATTAATTGTGGTCAATACTTTTttggagtaatagtgcatctttaatataatgtctttttaaacatttacaatatgatCAAACTTTGATGACGTTGTGCACAAAAGCTAGTTAGCGCGTAAAAGTGTTccaaaacttttcttttttctcgATTAGAACGtaataactttagttagaaGATTTGATGCTATGACTTAAATACCATAATGGTAAAGATCATAATCTGATTTGACCTATATTTCGTTTAAGTAAACGATATGAACAATTTTCATGAACTATGGTTGGCTTTTAAACGTGAACATGTTCAAGAGATTTAGGATGGGAAGTcgtttgaatgaaaatgttgaagacggacagacggacggacggacgacggacaatcacTCTATCACAATAGTTCACAGTGAGCACTTTGTGCGCAGGTAAGCTAAAAACGCAAAACAtattagaaaaatgtttatgcATGTTCGTttcaatcattttcattttctcagCTCATTCAAATACGTTGAAATAGGTAAAATTAAACTGGAGCTTTAATTCACACGTTTTTCAAGTACTAAATATATGTGTGTCAATATACTGCCCAAATAaatgtatctttatttaaacagcGCTACATTTTTCCAGGCCTGAGTCTTGTCTGCCTCAATTGCTCCTCCACACTTTCGCCACGTGACTGCACTGACGTCACGACTTGTGCGTCAAATGAGGTACAAATTTGGACATTTAATGTTTGGTTGTGTAAAATTAACATGATTGCGTTATGTTTCTTTCgcatgtttataaaacaatgctaccttttttattttgctgtcTGGCCAATGCTTGGTTTTACATGTATCTTCATTGAATTTTTTCTCTTGCTTGGTATTCTGTTCATATAAAATGGCACCATGATTGCTCAGAGCTGCTATTTAATATTACGCTCCGCCTACTATCTGATGTTATTGTTATTACTGCTGAAGGTTTTTGTACATAGCAGAGTTGTGTTTACTATCATGAGATGTATATcgttattaaagtataaaacattgtattgtgtttatatacactTACCACTCAATTTCATAACATCCCTCATGTTGATACTCTTCTTATGGACGTACTGTTGGCGCAGTGGTTCTCGTCTGACCTATGCGACTCGGGTTCGATTCTCGGCCTTGGCGCCTGTATGTTGATCTGTGGTCATCAGTTCGGaaaagtgggtttcctccgtgTACTCCGGAGtcccacacaacacaagaccactctcGTGTCACACCAagccaacgagagtgataaataaaatgttgtaataacttgttgcacaatcgttgttaaaaatagtttaaacttataattATCTTTGTcgaacaaattatgttttatttacatgtctTATTTTAAAGTGCGTTTATTAGGTTTGCTTTGCCGACATACTGTCCACCGCAGATGGAATCAAACATGTGTATGGATGTAGAAGTGCCATGGTAAGTACGCGAACAGCATCTATACTTTCAAGTTCTACTCTATTACTAGGCACACTCTCGGTGTCAGTCGACATACGTGTTTACATTCAcgaaaaaagaaacaagtaaTTGGTTGTATAAGGCCTCTTGAACACTTCTAAATATAGACAGACAATACAATCTACACGTTAAGAAGTGAAAAAATGCCCGGCCTTTGTATACGATCGGTATAAGATAACATAATGGATAAAGTAATACCTTTTTTGCTATTTACCATAGCAATGTGGAGTAGCCATCGTTGGAAAACGATCCAACAGTAACTGCTCTCAATGCTGCCAAGGTGATCTATGTAATGCATTTCTTTGTGGTGAAACTGACGGCCTAACGACTTCGGGGCCCGTGTGTTACTCCTGTGGAGAACGGCCTAACTCCGATGGATGCAGCAAAATCCGACAATGTGACAGGGATCAAGTattcttgcattttttttctgactTGCAAAACTGAAACTTATATAAGAAAACTTTTCACTTGTGTTTTAACGTTCGTAATTcttgccccaatttctcgaaacttctttatgttaacatgtttaagtagcttatttcgtTTTGCCACATAAAAtccttaaatttgattttgataattgctttatagtaaataacataacgataattaatatttatagtCTAACAaatcttgaagaagtaaatataacacaactCTCATTTATCAATTgtcttaattaaataataacaaacttCTTTTGCCGCAGGTTTGCGAGCTTTATCCGAGCATTACTTCGATATCCCATCGACTGGTTTATTCCACAGACTGTCAAAGTAGAACAGTATGTTTCTTAACATTACTTTACTGTTATTGACGTTACTGTCATTTACGGTATATTTTGGTTAAAGCATAGACTTTAATGCATTTTGCATTTGTTATCGACAAAATACTTAACGCAGTCGATAAGCATTGtattacaaacaaacatgtcTCGATTCATCCCAGCATAAGTTATGTAATTCAAAATTACGTCCTtttacaaaaaattaaattggaCTTTTTTCTGGAATTTGTTCACTTAATATTGATTGCTTGATCTCTTGAAGATCTGTGAAAGTCGGATAAAGGCAACCAACAGTTTTCATCCAGGTAAGACGCTATTATTAAAGATTGTAACTCTTTTTTATTGACGTAAGTTTTCATTAAGCATAAGTGTAATGTACGAGGGGTGTCCGGAAAGTTTTTCGATTGTGTCTTTATTTCAAAACggttttaatttaaatcaacaaacaatacataGCTGTATAAAGACTATTCAcgatttttcttttgaaaaataaaatgacataagCTCGTACTTAGGAAGGAAATGGTTGTCAAGACAACCCATGTAGCGCTTCACGGAAcactttgaaattgacgttTTCTAAAAATTTGTTCACAA is from Mya arenaria isolate MELC-2E11 chromosome 9, ASM2691426v1 and encodes:
- the LOC128245630 gene encoding L-rhamnose-binding lectin CSL1-like gives rise to the protein MTTSMRHLVWSSFLMSCLVNECLSLVCLNCSSTLSPRDCTDVTTCASNEVCFADILSTADGIKHVYGCRSAMQCGVAIVGKRSNSNCSQCCQGDLCNAFLCGETDGLTTSGPVCYSCGERPNSDGCSKIRQCDRDQVCELYPSITSISHRLVYSTDCQSRTICESRIKATNSFHPGNVCGSICCDTNLCNKANCANTTITVSGDAIICEGSSGYIQCPPGKKIAVSDAYYGRTNDGSVCPFSSIFDLNCRAADSFTKINNTCSNKQQCFLTATNAMYGDPCSGTYKYIEVKFTCVVVV